TGCAGATTACGAACAATATGTTGCCTTTAAGCAGGCTGCGAGAAAATACGGGGTAGACTTTTATTACGAAACAAATGTGGGAGCCGGATTACCGATCATCCGTACTTTAAAGGACCTGATGATGAGCGGAGATCGTATTGACCGTATTGAAGCCATTTTATCCGGAACCATCTCTTATATCTTCAATAATTATAAAGGAGATCAGTTATTCCATGAAGTGGTGAAAGAAGCGCAGGATAAGGGTTATACAGAGCCAGATCCAAGGGATGACCTGAATGGAAAAGATTTTATGAGAAAGATGCTGATTCTTGCCCGGGATGCCGGATATCCACTGGAAGAAAGTGATATTGAAATCGAAAGTATGCTTCCTCCGGCTTGTCTGGCAGCAGCTACTGTAGCAGATTTCTATCAGGAACTGGAAAATAATAGTGCGTATTTTGAAAAACTGAAAGAGGAGGCCGCGGCAAGTCAGAAAGTGTTGCGCTATATCGGTAAACTGGAAGCCGGAAAGGTGGTGATTACTTTGCAAATGGTAGATGACAGTCATCCTTTCTACATGCTTTCAGGAAGTGACAATATTATTTCCTTTACTACTGACCGGTATAAGGACCGTCCATTGGTTGTTAAGGGGCCAGGTGCCGGTGCTGAAGTCACCGCTGCCGGTGTTTTTGCTGATATTATTAATGTAGGTAAACGATGAGCGCGTCTATAAAAGTTTTTGCCCCTGCCACTGTTGCGAATGTGGTTTGCGGATATGATGTTCTGGGCTTTGCGGTTAACGAGCCTGGTGATGAAGTGATTATGAAATTAACGGAAGGTTCAGGAATCAGAATTACAAAGATTACTGGTGACGAGGGGCGTTTGCCGTTGGATCCCCAAAAAAATACGGTAAGTGCCAGCGTACAACATTACCTGAACCACATTGGGAAACCGGATGTTGGAGTAGAAATAGAATTGCATAAGAAAATGCCGATTGGCAGTGGACTGGGATCCAGTTCCGCCAGTACGGTAGCAGGTTTATTTGCCGTAAATACTTTGTTTGATAATTTATTGACCAATAAAGAACTGGTTCCTTTTGCAATGAAAGGAGAGGAGCTGGCTTGTGGTTACGGGCATGCCGACAACGTGGCTCCGGCACTTTTAGGGGGCTTTGTATTGATCAGAAGCTATCAGCCTTTAGACATCATTAGTTTGCCTCACCCTGATGATCTTTACGCAGCCATTGTATACCCGGAAGTGGATGTGCCAACGAAAGACGCAAGACAGATGATCCGGTCTAAAGTATTGCTGAAAGATGCGGTTACCCAATGGGGAAATGTTGCCGGTCTGGTTAGTGGACTGTTTATGAAAGATTATGATCTCATCGGCAGGAGTATGACTGATATTCTGGTAGAACCTACCCGTTCTATTTTAATCCCTGATTTCTATAAATTGAGGAGCCTGGCTATGAAAACAGGGGCTACAGGCTTTGGTATTTCAGGTTCTGGCCCATCTGTATTTGCTTTGACAAAAGACGAGGCAACCGCCAGGGCAATTACTCAGAAATTGCAGCAACACTTAAAAGGTATTGGCATCAATAGCCTTTCTTTTGTGTCGGAAGTAAATAAAAAAGGCCCTGTTATTTTAGATTAACTCATTATGAAATTATATAGTACCAACAATCACGATTTAAATGTAGACTTTCCTACCGCTGTTTTTAACAGCATGCCTTTGGATAAAGGTTTATACATGCCGGTCAATATCCCGGTTTTGGATCAGGAGTTTATCCAACAGATTGACCAGTATACACTGCCACAAATCGCTTTTAAGGTAGTGTCGTCCTTATTGGAGGATGCTGTTCCTGCAAAAGACCTGCAAAAGATCATTGAGGACGCGTTTAATTTCGACGCACCTGTAGTTGCTCTTGATGCGGAAACCTATGTCCTGGAATTGTTCCATGGACCATCTCTGGCCTTTAAGGACTTTGGAGCAAGATTCATGAGCCGGATCATGGCCTATTTCTTAAAAGATGGAGAGCAGTTACTGGATGTTCTGGTTGCCACCTCCGGCGATACCGGCGGAGCGGTAGCACTGGGCTTCTTAGGGGTTCCAAATACAAGGGTGACCATCCTTTATCCGAAAGGAAAAGTGAGTGAGATTCAGGAATTACAACTCTGTACGAATGGCAATAACATCCATGCAGTAGAGGTAGACGGCACTTTTGATGATTGTCAGCATCTGGTAAAGCAGGCCTTTGCAGATGAAGAACTGAACCGTAAACTTCGTCTGACTTCCGCCAATTCTATTAATATCTCCAGACTGATTCCTCAGACGCTATATTATTTTAATGCCTATGCCCAGCTCCGCAAGGCAGGGAAGAAAGAAGTGATCTTTTCTGTACCTAGCGGTAATTTTGGGAATATTGCTGCGGGGCTGCTGGCCTATAAAATGGGACTTCCGGTAAAACAATTTATTGCAGCAACAAATGTAAACGATACTGTTCCACGTTATTTAAAGACCGGTGTATACGAAACCAGGCCATCTGTACAGACCTATGCCAATGCCATGGATGTAGGAGCTCCAAGTAACTGGGTAAGGATTATGGATCTGTTTAATCAGGATAAAGCCGCTTTGCAACAAGTACTGAAAAGCTATAGCTATACCGATGAGGAAACGATGAAAGGAATTCATTCCATCTACCATCAATTTGGATACATTGCTTGTCCGCATACGGCCATTGCATGGCTGGCCCTACAGGATTACAAAAATGAAAACCCACAGGAAGATGCCACGGGTGTATTTTTGTCTACTGCACATG
This region of Pedobacter steynii genomic DNA includes:
- a CDS encoding homoserine kinase, with product MSASIKVFAPATVANVVCGYDVLGFAVNEPGDEVIMKLTEGSGIRITKITGDEGRLPLDPQKNTVSASVQHYLNHIGKPDVGVEIELHKKMPIGSGLGSSSASTVAGLFAVNTLFDNLLTNKELVPFAMKGEELACGYGHADNVAPALLGGFVLIRSYQPLDIISLPHPDDLYAAIVYPEVDVPTKDARQMIRSKVLLKDAVTQWGNVAGLVSGLFMKDYDLIGRSMTDILVEPTRSILIPDFYKLRSLAMKTGATGFGISGSGPSVFALTKDEATARAITQKLQQHLKGIGINSLSFVSEVNKKGPVILD
- the thrC gene encoding threonine synthase; this translates as MKLYSTNNHDLNVDFPTAVFNSMPLDKGLYMPVNIPVLDQEFIQQIDQYTLPQIAFKVVSSLLEDAVPAKDLQKIIEDAFNFDAPVVALDAETYVLELFHGPSLAFKDFGARFMSRIMAYFLKDGEQLLDVLVATSGDTGGAVALGFLGVPNTRVTILYPKGKVSEIQELQLCTNGNNIHAVEVDGTFDDCQHLVKQAFADEELNRKLRLTSANSINISRLIPQTLYYFNAYAQLRKAGKKEVIFSVPSGNFGNIAAGLLAYKMGLPVKQFIAATNVNDTVPRYLKTGVYETRPSVQTYANAMDVGAPSNWVRIMDLFNQDKAALQQVLKSYSYTDEETMKGIHSIYHQFGYIACPHTAIAWLALQDYKNENPQEDATGVFLSTAHACKFPDVFSEEMAGKIQIPAQVQALTVKSKHAEKMDTAYESFKSYLTTFY